From one Butyricimonas faecihominis genomic stretch:
- a CDS encoding thioredoxin family protein yields MKIINSILVCFLLFVGEQVNAQGIRFTEGSFSEVKALAKQENKPIMLYFKMAGGSCEQLEKDVFTNVELAEFYNEHFVCYAIDAADNNTDMFMGYEVHIVPMVILLDSKKTERYRIVHRIKPDILLRLGKAVTGEAPTLEEMFQACKLKEFDLVKAQQLLFDAPYFITMMPRDEGERWMKKLKDIYATYVEKNGAENMFNSVDFNIVRNFNKTPADKDPLVEYLVANFERCKEKVPEKYLVEYLFDAQNNLILSMARSGNKEYVKALARVTGDMKYVYSYVESKIGADTLLRYQAGGLFLLFGNKNQDAYVRLKNEYFDLLGARLSAEDLYNAINELMGATEGKLTEEAATVCAAWVDVVLGQKDISDAVRLQALIAKGDCCASVKDFGNARICYKDAYMLALQVQDKRMQQYAKQKMADLDA; encoded by the coding sequence ATGAAAATTATTAATTCAATATTAGTATGCTTTCTTTTATTTGTAGGAGAGCAAGTGAATGCACAAGGGATACGGTTTACAGAAGGAAGTTTTTCTGAAGTGAAAGCTTTGGCAAAGCAGGAGAACAAACCAATCATGTTGTATTTTAAAATGGCAGGAGGTTCTTGTGAACAACTGGAAAAAGATGTGTTTACCAATGTGGAATTGGCTGAATTTTATAATGAACATTTCGTGTGTTATGCGATTGATGCTGCCGATAATAACACGGATATGTTCATGGGATACGAGGTACATATTGTTCCAATGGTTATTTTACTTGATAGTAAAAAAACGGAGCGTTATCGCATTGTCCATAGAATAAAACCTGATATTTTGTTACGTTTAGGGAAAGCTGTAACAGGGGAGGCTCCTACATTGGAAGAGATGTTTCAGGCTTGTAAATTGAAAGAATTTGATCTGGTTAAAGCACAACAATTATTGTTTGACGCTCCTTATTTTATCACGATGATGCCTCGGGATGAAGGGGAAAGATGGATGAAAAAATTGAAAGACATTTACGCAACTTACGTGGAAAAGAACGGGGCAGAGAATATGTTCAATTCTGTGGATTTTAATATTGTTCGGAATTTTAATAAAACACCGGCAGATAAGGATCCGCTTGTAGAATATCTAGTGGCCAATTTTGAACGGTGTAAAGAGAAAGTTCCGGAGAAATATTTGGTCGAGTATTTGTTCGATGCTCAAAATAATTTGATCTTAAGTATGGCTCGGTCAGGCAATAAAGAGTATGTTAAAGCTTTAGCCCGGGTAACGGGTGATATGAAGTATGTTTATAGTTATGTAGAAAGTAAAATAGGAGCCGATACTTTATTACGTTATCAAGCGGGAGGTTTGTTTCTTCTTTTTGGTAATAAGAATCAAGACGCTTATGTACGTTTGAAAAACGAGTATTTTGATTTGTTGGGAGCTAGACTTTCTGCTGAAGATCTTTATAATGCTATTAATGAATTGATGGGGGCTACAGAAGGAAAATTGACAGAAGAAGCGGCAACTGTTTGTGCGGCTTGGGTTGATGTGGTATTGGGACAGAAAGATATTTCTGATGCCGTTCGTTTACAAGCTTTGATAGCAAAAGGTGATTGTTGTGCTAGTGTAAAAGATTTCGGAAATGCTAGGATATGTTATAAAGATGCTTATATGCTGGCTTTGCAGGTGCAGGATAAAAGAATGCAGCAATATGCAAAACAGAAAATGGCTGATTTAGATGCTTAA